The nucleotide sequence CTGTTCAGAAGGTAAACCAGGAACCGCCCGACAGCCCCCCTTAACTAAACAGTTTTCAATGGCCTCCAGCGATTGAATAATGGCCTGGTCTTCACCATTTTCCCGGACAAAATATTGATTGCCAAAGCGGGTTTGCAGTTCGACCCAAAAGGTGCGTTGTAAGACTCGGTAAGCATCATCACCAACATTAAAATTGAGAATATTTCCGCCCCGAGAGTCAGCCACTAATAAAATGCTGTGATCGTCCAGTTCCCAAAAGTCTTTCACCGCCAGGCCTGGAGTGCGATCATATTGCGTTAAGACCCGTAATTTCCAACCCGTATCCACCTCAAACTGCTCCAGTTGCGCCCCTAGTTTTTCCTGTTGCACGGGGGTTAAGGCCTGGGCGAGATCTACAATGGTTGTGGGTTGGGCCGGCAAAAGTTCTGGATTGTTAAAGGCCCAGGCCGGGGTAGTCATGCCCAAAAATAAGCCGCAACTCAGCACCAGGCCCCAAGCTGCAATCCCCACCTGTCGCCCCCGACCCCCTAGTCTCACAGTTGTTATCCGAGAGATTGTGGCGTGAATGAGTTGCAGCATAGAGATTTATTAATAGTTTTCTTTACATATCTTAAGTTTATGTTAACGATTAGGGGTCTTTCCGGCAATGATCCCCAAGTTTTAAGGGGCAGATTCTCAACCAAGCCTGAATCCCGGCCTGATCCCAACCACTTCTCAGGTAATTCTCAGAAATCAAACCTAGAATACAGCCCTAAAATACACATAGCCAGATTGAGACTTTAACAATGCTGCTAAACCTTGCCGATATTCTCCTTTTAATCCACCCAATTTTGGCCTGTACCTTTATCTTTCCGGTGATTGGCATCGTGGGCTATCTGGCCTGGCAAACTCGACAACGGCGGCTCTCTGCTCCGGGGGAAGCTAAGGGGAAAATTTCACCCCAAGTCGGCCGGGAGCATGTGGCCATTGGTAACCTGTTGGCGGCGGGAGTGGTCGGGATTACCCTAGTTGCTTTGGCCTATGGAGTCGTCTTTGGCTATCAAGGATTTTTGGATCAGGCCAAGGATGGCAAACTCAGAACCGTGCAAGTTGGGTTTGTGGTTGTGATGTTTATTCTGACCCTTGTTTCCTTGGGAATTTTGATGAGAACTCGGGCCAAGCTTTGGCGGGGAGTTTTTGCCACCTTAACGGGGTTGGGAATCGGGGTTTTAGGTTGGCAGCCGGGGATTTTTCATCGCAATGATGAGTGGTACATCTCCCATTACTATTTTGGCATTGTCGCCAGTTGGTTGATGATCTTTGCTGCGGCCATTGTTCAGGATATTTACCAGAGTAAGAAATGGCGGCGAGTGCATATCATCTTGAACTCCCTGGCCCTGATTTTGTTTATTCTCCAAGGGGTGACTGGGACGCGGGATTTATTGGAACTTCCCCTGAGTTGGCAAGAATCTGTCGTTTATAGCTGTAACTTTGATTCCAAATCCCCAGAGTTTAAGACCTGTCCTAAGTAGTCCCTGCCGAAAAACTCAGGCCAGGCCAGCGTTAGTCTCCCAGTGGTGCGGCGGAATGAATTAAGGTGGCAGATGAGCCTTTTGGGTAGCTGACCGGATGATGAAATTGAGTCAAGGGGTGATGCTTGTTTTGTTGGGCCTGGCCTGGGGCTGGCTTGGGGATCTACGAGTTGCTGGAGAAGAAAATGGCCTACCAGTAGCAGTCGGAGCGCGAGTAACAAAGGACTTGGCCCGGCAGTTAAAGGTGTCTCCCCAACGCCTGAAGATTCTGGCCGCGACTCCCCAAACCTGGCCCGATACCTGTTTAGGCATTCCCAAAGCAACTCCTCAGGCCTGTAGTCCCTTGCTGGTGGTGGGTTGGCGCGTCAGTGTGAGTGATGGGCAAAAGCAATGGTTTTATCGCACCAATGATTCTGGCCAGTTAATCGTGCTAGAAAATCTCCAGTCTCCAGTACCGCTGCTCCCCCAGGCCATTGCTAACGGTATTCTAGAACGCACGGCTCAGGACTTTAACCAGGCCCCGAATACCCTGATGATTACGGCTGCCAGCCCCAAGATTTGGTCAGATGGTTGCCTGGGCCTGGGGGGCTTAAACTTGCTCTGTGCCGAAAAACTCACCCCCGGCTGGGAAGTAGCGGTGCAAAGTCGCTTGGAAACGATTCCCCAACGCTGGCTTTACCGAACCAACCAGGCCGGAACTGTGATTGTTTGGGATGCGGCCGGCAGTCAGGTGATTGGGCAACTCGTGCAGCCACCGAGCAAAATTGACCCCACAGATTTACCGCCAGAATTAAGCGATGGGCAACTGTTTCGGATGATCAGTTCTGGGGGGATCAGTGCGCGACAAACCGTGACTTGGCTCCTAGCCGATGGGCAAATTGTTCAGGAAAGTAGGGATCCCCAAGGGCGAACTGAAACCAAACCTTTGCGGCAAATCTCCCCGGAACAAGTAGCCCTCTGGCAAGAACTCCTCCGTCAACGCCGCTTTAATCGCTTTAATACCTATAAATTTCCCCCTCAACCGGAAGCCCAGGCCTTTATGACTATTTTTCTCTCAAATTCCCAGTCCACCACTGAATTTACGGATATAGATCAATACAAACTGCCGAGTGATTTGTTAGCCATCCTCAAGGCCTGGGAAAAATTAGTCAGTCAAGGTCGCCTACCTGCCTCTGTGTTGCCCGATGCGCGTTTACCTAATCCTGCCAGTCGTTAATTTTATCTGCTTAGGATCATCTCAGTTACTCAGATTTTGGGGCGGCTTAAAAAATATCCCAATCCCATTGGCTACTCGCGTCGTTGTCACCGAATGCCGATCAATTAACCGGCCGCCGAGATAGAGATTAGTAGAACTGCCGCCGTCTAAGTTCAGGGCCTGGGTTGCGCCGAGTTGTAAGAGAATTGCGGCCCATTCCGGTAAAGTTGGCCCAGATCCGCCTAAACGATTGTGGGTGGTGACTAAACGAATCTTGCCATCGGGCATTTGGATAATGGCACTCCGGGGGGCAGACTGAGCATCCAGGCCCCGGCCAAATTGTTCAATCGCCGCATCGAGGACAATTTTTCCACCATCAATCAACAGTGGCCCCGCGCCAAGAATGTTGGGAAACGCATCAAAGTCACTGGGGAGAGGTGTTGTTTGTAGTTCTACAGTTTGGCCTGGGGTTAAGGTCTCTGGAAGCGGGCCTGTGCCGCGCCAAACCAACAAGTAACCATCGGTGGGAATGACCCAGGCCTGGCCGCCGGCCACTTGGCGATTGCTAATTTGCTTATTTTGCACTGTGAAAATGGTTTCATTACTGGTTTGGGCAGAATAGCGCGGCCCCCAAGCGGGAGTATAAAGAGCCAGGCCTGGTTGTAAGAAGCCACTATTCAGGTCAGTAACATTCACCTTTGCCCCTGTGGCTGTTGTTAGGGTCTGTCGTAAAGCCAAGCGTCCGACTTTGATTTGCCCCTGCTCTGTCCAGCCAATCGCCCCCCGATTCAAAATAGGCCCCGAAATCCATTGTCCCTGACTCCGGATCGCCCCCAAAGGCATTTGCTTATCTCGGTTAAAAAATCCGCCATTGATCGCCCCGGCCACCTGCCAGCGTTGGGCCAATTCCGGCAAGGGTTGGATACCGATTAGGGTATTAGGACTCGGCCAAATCGGGCGCAAACTCAGGTTGGGTTGCTTGGGATCAAGGATCAGAGAATTTAGCGGAAACTGCCCACTGCGAAGAGAAATAGTTTCTTCCTGCCAGGCCAGACCGGGGGCCCACTGAATCGTGCGTGGCGGCGGGGGATCATTGCGAAAGTCCACCACAATCCGGGGCGGATTCACCAGCATCGAAACTTGGGGGCGGGTAGTTCCAGACAGTGAGGTTTCCCAGATTGTGCGGGTTGGGGCGGTGGTGACTTTGATGTTGGGGATTGGTTCTGAGGCGACTTGGCTAGCTTCCACAGTAAGGGCAAATTCCCTGGGGGTCAGGCCAGTGCGACT is from Synechococcus sp. PCC 6312 and encodes:
- a CDS encoding TPM domain-containing protein — its product is MTTPAWAFNNPELLPAQPTTIVDLAQALTPVQQEKLGAQLEQFEVDTGWKLRVLTQYDRTPGLAVKDFWELDDHSILLVADSRGGNILNFNVGDDAYRVLQRTFWVELQTRFGNQYFVRENGEDQAIIQSLEAIENCLVKGGCRAVPGLPSEQWILTLITSALGGVIFGFAARPRQENQVVAWKWILLFSPLWGMLFLAFGLGPVLVRTSEWIPIFRNIAGFVAGALIAFLVPTPTPSTPSET
- a CDS encoding DUF4079 domain-containing protein produces the protein MLLNLADILLLIHPILACTFIFPVIGIVGYLAWQTRQRRLSAPGEAKGKISPQVGREHVAIGNLLAAGVVGITLVALAYGVVFGYQGFLDQAKDGKLRTVQVGFVVVMFILTLVSLGILMRTRAKLWRGVFATLTGLGIGVLGWQPGIFHRNDEWYISHYYFGIVASWLMIFAAAIVQDIYQSKKWRRVHIILNSLALILFILQGVTGTRDLLELPLSWQESVVYSCNFDSKSPEFKTCPK
- a CDS encoding phosphodiester glycosidase family protein; the encoded protein is MFTKTPWPGYVPVAVSLGLGLGLAAGLATAQLSPPTEGTKVNLNGREYVMAWSQGVNPQGQPTFGISDAGLANRFGFNLLSTSNPQVQPVEWFNGSSQALTVRWSPNGMFRYLDISAIAQQQAWQVQPQGDTLQIKTPPAQVLGFRQGQQPWGTRWVIDVSRPTPWQISRLTNSRTGLTPREFALTVEASQVASEPIPNIKVTTAPTRTIWETSLSGTTRPQVSMLVNPPRIVVDFRNDPPPPRTIQWAPGLAWQEETISLRSGQFPLNSLILDPKQPNLSLRPIWPSPNTLIGIQPLPELAQRWQVAGAINGGFFNRDKQMPLGAIRSQGQWISGPILNRGAIGWTEQGQIKVGRLALRQTLTTATGAKVNVTDLNSGFLQPGLALYTPAWGPRYSAQTSNETIFTVQNKQISNRQVAGGQAWVIPTDGYLLVWRGTGPLPETLTPGQTVELQTTPLPSDFDAFPNILGAGPLLIDGGKIVLDAAIEQFGRGLDAQSAPRSAIIQMPDGKIRLVTTHNRLGGSGPTLPEWAAILLQLGATQALNLDGGSSTNLYLGGRLIDRHSVTTTRVANGIGIFFKPPQNLSN